GCTCGGGATCCAATGCGCTGGTAGGCTCATCAAACAAAAGCAATTCAGGTTTTAAGGCTAAAGCTCTTGCTATTGCAACTCGTTGCTGCTCACCCCCACTGAGTTGACTTGGATATTTACTTGCGTGTGTAGATATTCCCATTTGATTCAAAAGATACATAGCATGCTCTTCAGCTTCAATCTTTGGCCGTTTCTGAACTTGAACTGGGGCAAGAGTTATATTTTCCAAGATTGACAGATGAGGAAATAAGTTAAATTGTTGAAAAACCATTCCCACTCTCTTCCTAATCTGACGGATTTTTCGCTCGTCATATTTTGGGTTTATACGAATCCCTAAAACATTTAGTTCGCCTGTATTAAAAGATTCAAGACCATTAAACGTACGAATTAGAGTACTCTTGCCTGAACCGGAAGGACCCATTACTACAAGTACTTTCCCTTGATCAACACGAAGAGAAATATTATCCAGTGCATATATCCCTTTTGTATATGATTTGGAAAGATTTTTAACCCTAACGATAGGTTCCATAATTAATCATAGATTCCCCTTGTCAAGAGTCATTCTATGCTCAAGATGTCTACCAATAATAGCCATAAATGTACAAAACAACCAATAAACACTCGCCAACCAAATATAGACTTCAATATATTGACCAATAAACTCAGGGTTTGCTAATAAGCCTCTACCAACACCTAGCAATTCTACTAATCCTAAAATTGCCATTAAAGACGTGTTTTGAAAAAGGCCAATAGCTTGATTCGTCAGGGCTGGCAAGGCAATTCTTAGAGCCTGAGGAATTAATACAAAATGGGTAATTTGAAATTGGTTTAAACCAAGAGTCTCTGCTGCTTCTATTTGTGTATCTGGGATAGCCTGCAGTCCGCCGCGTATATCTTCAGCTATATATGCAGAGACAAATAAAGTAAAGGCAAAAATTGCCCTCCAAACACGATCCACTTGTATTCCTATAGGAAGAAATAATGGGATAAGCAGTTGACCAAAAAAAAGCACTGCAATCAAGGGGACTGCTCTCATCGAATCTATATATATCGAACTTAAACTGTTGACCAATGGCAATTTACTTTGTCTGCAAAGAGCTAAGAATATCCCCAAGGGCAATGAAAAGAACAAACTACATTCTGTCAAAAGAATAGTTAGAGAAAGCCCACCCCAATTACTACTCATGACAGATGACAAGCCAAATCCACCTGAAAGCAAATAAATCCCTAGTGGGATAGTACTTACCCATGCCAGAGGCAAGCCCTTACGAAACCATCCCCAATTAGGTCCAATTAGTGTAAAAACGCTAAGAATCAGAAGACTAAAAATCCAAATAGCTGGCCGCCACCTTTGATTAGGCGGAAAACTACCGAAAGCATATAAAGGAAGGTTTTGAGTTACAACTTTCCAATTCGCAGTAAATATCAGCCACTTCAAAGTAAATATAAAACATAAGCCAATAATCAAAAGAATAATGGAAGTTAGCAGCCAATTGATAAGATCAGGCATATAAACTCTTTTGCTATTGTAAAGCAATCGAACAATCAGATTATTTAATTTATTTAACATAAGTAAACTATATTTTTTTAGAATTCATAGCAATTTTATTAACCACTTCCATCCCATTACTAATTAATAAGTTTAAGACCAAGAAACTAACTAATAATATGACAAAGCTTTCTATAGCTCTACCAGTTTGATTTATAACTGTATCATTAATAGCATAAATATCTGAATATCCAACTGCGATTGCCAAAGTACTATTTTTAGCAAGGTTAAGATATTGACTTGTTAGACCTGGAATAATTGCGGGGAGTGATTGGGGTATTATTATTCTATAAAGTCCAATACTTTCAGACAATCCCAGGCTCCTAAAGGCCTCCCATTGCCCTCTTGGGACTGAAAGGATCCCGCCACGAACCACTTCAGCAATATAAGCTCCAGTAAAGACACTTAATCCAAATAATAATGCTGAAAACTCTGAAGACAGATGAAGCCCCAATAATTCTATGCCTTGATTAGAAACAATCAGGAAACCTTTTATAGGCGCAAAAATATTATCTTTTAGCCCTAAAAAGGCCACAAAGTACCAGAACATAAGCTGAAGTAAAAGCGGCGTTTGTCTAACTATCGTGATATACCATGCCGCAACCATCACCAGTAATGAATTACTACCAATCCTAGATAAGCCTATAAATACTCCAATAAAAGTAGCGAAGAATAATGAGCTAAAAATCACTTTAAGACTGTTTAGCCAACCCATAAATAAAGCCCATGCATAACTATCTGAAGCCGAATACGGCAAAGGGTGTTCAGCTAATGCAAAGCTTGCTGGTCTGAATAACCAAGAGAAACTAAATTCGAGTCCAGATCTTGCAAGATTTATAGTTAAGTTATTGATTAATAGTACGCATAAGAAAATCACACATGCTAATACCACGCATTGAATATAAATATTCTTGCTTGCATTCATTACGGATAAAGTCGAAATCTATTTATTTGGTTAATTAAATGGAGGTGATATATGAACACCTCCATTGCTATATAAGTGATTCAATCCTCTTGGAATTGGGACTTCACTACTTGGGCCAAGATGTCTATTATAAATTTCGCCGTAATTACCAGTTGAGCCAATGACCTTAACAACAAAGTCATTACTAAGGCCGACTTTCTCACCAAGATCTCCTTCTATACCCAAAAATCTTCTTAACGGTTTCAGCTGAGGATTATCTCTTGCTATTTGCACTTTTTCATCAATATTGGTTTTTGTTATCCCTTGTTCTTCAGCAGAGATAAGAGCAAAAATGACCCATCGCATTGCATCTGCAAGCTGATAATCCCTACCATCAGAAGCTGGCGACAATGGTTCTTTACTAAGAACATCATCAAGGATGATGTGATCATCTGGATTCTTAAAGCCGGACCTGGCTGCAGCTAATTGAGAGCGGTCAGAGGTCATAGCTGAGCAACGACCCTGCAAATAGCCAGCAACTACCTGATTAAGGTCTTGATACTTAATTGGTGTATAAGGGAATGATTTGGATTCAAAAGCATCGTTAATATTTTGCTCAGTTGTTGTTCCTGAGCCCACACAAATTGATTTACCGCTAAGTCCCTTAATGCTTTTAATTCGACTTCTTCGTTTTACCATCAAGCCCTGTCCATCATGAAAAACAACTGGTGCGAAAGCAAGTCCATTCCCTCCTGAAGAGTCTCTGCTAAGAGTAAAAGTTGTATTTCTCGACAACAAGTCAATTTCACCAGTCTTTATGGCTGTAAATCTTTCTGCTGCTGTTAAAGGTCTGTATTGCACCTTTGTTGCATCACCTAAAAAAGCTGCAGCAAATGACTTGCAAATATCAACATCTAAGCCTTTATAACTTCCATCGCTCCCCAAAAAACTAAATCCAGGTATTTTTCCGCTTACGCCACATTTCAACTCATTGCGCTTTTTAATCAAATCAAGTCTGGAGATATTTTCTTGATTTCTTGTTGCACAGCCTGCTAATAGCATAGAAAAGGCAACTATTCCTGAAATGACGCGATACATGTTTCCTATGAATCATTAACTAAATCTTCGTCAAATTTTGCTCTTATGTAAACAAGAAATTCAAATCCAGAGCTTCCTCTTAATTGAATGAATTTATTTTTAGGCTTAATTTTTCCAGTAATAACATTCCTTGTGATTAGATCTTTATCAAGCTTCGTTCTTTGGTTTTAAATACAAAGGTTAGTCAAATCGCATAGTCAATAATTCCTTCTATGGTCTATGAGGATTAAAACAGCAATCGTGCCAATAGGTCTCAGGTTATAAGGAAATACAATTGTAAATTAATCTAAGCCACAAAATCCTTCAAAACAAATGTTCGTCTTAAAAGTTTCGTACAAGAAGGTTTAAGGAGTCCACTTGATCTAAGCACTGGTCTTCTTGGTGGTAATGAACCTACATTCCCTGTAGCTAAAGGGAAAATGCTTACTATGAATAAAAAAATCACTCTCATATGGTTATTAAAGAGAGTAACGCCATTAAAATAAGTATTAAATATAACCACACTGATTATTTAGAGAGGTTTCGACAATCAGAAAATCAAGGTAAAAAGTCTTGCTTAATTCTTTAAAGGTATTGGCATCATCTTTCCGCCACCTTGATCATCATCATCTTCAACGGAAAAGAATATGACAGCCATTCCTAAAAACGCCATGAATACTGAATAAGAAATAACTGCAAATTCACTCATTTGTTTTTTAACTTTTTAAAGAAACTATCAGGGCAAGAGAAAACTGAAGTAGCTAATTTTACTAACCAAGAATCTTCTAAACAAAAGGTTGCTTTACTACTATTATTTTTTACATCGAAGACTGCTTTCCTTTCTCCTCTAGTTGCTCTGTTTTCGCTTGGCTTAGTTTTCCTTGAAATCTGGGCAATCATCTCCGACGCCTCAACCCCAAGCGAAAACAGGAGTAGTGGTAATTGAAAGAGCAAATACTAAAGTAAAGATTTTTGTCACTGTGTATTTAAATTTCAGAAAGCATAAAAGGTTTTTAAATAGATCGCCAAACAATTTTATCTATAATTATTAGATAGGTTGTACGACTTATTTAGCAAGGTTTAGAAGTGCTTACTAACCTCACCATAATCAAGAAATATTTGTTTTATTGCCAGGTAGCATTTATGAATGCCGTTATAAAGTAATCGAGCTAGAACATAATTCTATGGTTGCTTAATTTTATGGTTAGTTTTTTTTCTGTTGCACTTAGCTTGAACCCAGTTGAGATAGGCGTCATTTTAATTGCTGGGCTAGGTTTTCTATTAATGTTTGGATACAGCTCTGCTAAAGGTGGTTATCAAGATCTAATTAAAACCACATTAGACAATGATGAAGCCAGAAGAAAAAAGAACTTGCCAAAAGGTCGTTAATCCTGGGATCTAAAGTAAAAGTACCCAATTAAAATCTAAATCCACTCAAACAAATCATCTTGATTTCACACGATTATCTAGTTGAAATCTTTAATTAATATTTGTAATTAGCTCATTTGAAAAACAACCGAGAAGTTATTGGCAGGCATAACTATAACCTCGCGTTTTTCAAATCTGTTTCTCATTCCTATTTCACTAACCTCGTTCAAATCACGCACACCCCAAGATGAATTTTGAGCCTTCAATGCATTATCAAATCTCGAGTTGCTTTCACTAATGTGCTCCCCATTAATTTTAAAAGGTCCATAAAGGATTAACGACTGTCCCTTTTTCAAGAGAATTCCTGCTTCTTCAAAAAGAGCTTCTGTAGATGACCATGGAGATATGTGGATCATGTTTATGCACACGATGAGTTTAATAGAAGATTGTAATTCAACAGTTACGGGCCAAGGTCTTCTCTCAACATCTAGGTCTATAGGCTGAGGCATCTTATGTGATAACCCTTGGTGATTAATCCAGGCACTAATACTTTTCCTATGAGAGGGTTCTGGATCACTGGTTTGCCAGCAAATATTAGGAAACCTTTCTTGAAATATCACTCCATGCTCCCCACTCCCACTTGCAATTTCTAGAACAGATCCGCTTTGAGTGAGAAACTTAGAAAGAACCTCAGCTATGGAATCTCTATTTCGTTGGGTTGCTGGAAAAAGAAGTCTTTCATCCATGTTGACACGCCAATCTCAAAATATAACTCGCAAGGAAAATCTATTTTCATAATCTATTCTTACTTTTTCGAATATTTTAAAAGTCAACGCAATAAATCCATGAAAAGATACATCTCATGGACCTAAAAAAAATCCGACTAAAGAAAAATATAGCTGGTCCTTTTTTTGTAGATTCAAGCTGCATTGATTGTGGTAGTTGCTGGCGAATAGACCCTAAGCATTTTGCACCAGATAGGAACACTGCTTACGTTCATGCGCAACCAAATGGGACAAAAGAAATTCAAAAAGCCTTCTTAGCTTTACTCGATTGCCCAGTATCAGCAATTGGAGCCTCAAAAGAAGTAACAGCAGATTGCTCAACTGATACTTTTCCAATATTCGTAACAAAATATTCTTCAGGAGAGGTTTATTACTGTGGTTGGAGCTCTCGAAAGAGCTTTGGGGCAAGTAGCTGGCTAATAAGAAGTAATAATGGGAATGTCCTCATTGATTCGCCACGTTGGAGTCCTATACTCGCTAAACGACTTTTAAAGATGGGCGGTATTAGCCAAATGATACTCACACATCGAGACGATGTTGCCGATCATGCTCAATGGTCTCAGTCATTGAGATGTGAGAGATGGATACACGAAGATGATCTTGATGCTGCACCTGATGTAGAGAATACATTAATAGGGATGAGAACCCTCTCACTAAGACAATATCTTAAACTGATTCCCACTCCAGGGCATACTCAAGGTTCAATAGTGATTTTACTTGACGATCAACAACAAATACTTTTTAGTGGTGACCATCTCTGGTGGGATCTTGAAAAGCAGGCACTAGTCGCATCAAAAGATTATTGCTGGTGGAGCTGGGCTGAGCAGTTAAAATCAATCAAAAAGCTCCAAGATCTTGACGTTAGATGGTTACTTCCTGGACATGGACATGCCAAACACTTTAAAGAAGGCGAATGGAAGGCAGCTGTTGAACAAACACTCCAATATGAAAAGGACATGGGAAAGCCACTATCAAATATTTCTCTGTAGTCAATAAGCTCTCTTTTCATAAAGGAAGGAAACTGGTAGTCCCCTTAATTAAGAGATGAAAATCTGAAAGAGGTGTTGATTCAACTACTAAAGCTAATGAGAATAAAAACTTCATAAAGCCCACCAGAAGTAATTGCAGCAAAATCTGAAATAAAATGCTCTCAAGTCTTCAACCCACTACTTAATCGCCTGCCTCCAAATAACCCCCAACATCAAACACATCAAAAGGAAAGGAAGCATAAATTTTAGGATCCCTACAACAACCAATACTCCAATCCCTAATAGGAAATAGACAGCCCATTTAGGAATAAAAGGGGTTGCATTAAAACCCGCTGAACTTGAAGGTTGAATCACTTCAGGGTCGATTGCCATAGTAAATAATCAGATGAAATCAAAATAACTTAACTTTCGTTGAGAAGGTATGGGTTTTTACTACATAGAAGAAACCACCTTTATAATGATCCACATTACTAATGCACCTTCTAGAAAAGCCATCCAATACAGTGTGTAATTAGATAAGCCCATTTCCTTTTGAACACGTTCAAGTATTGACTTATGCCAATTAATAAATTTGTTCATTAAAACCTCAACTGTAGCTCTGTTTTAAATGTATTAACTAGCTTCAGACAAACGAGGCAGCCTGTCGAGCGGAAGACAAAGATACCATCTATAATGCTAGTACTATTCTGTAAATGAATAGAAACAAATACTTCTTAGAAAAAAGATTTCATCCTCTCCTTATGAAGCTTAACTTCCTTTGAGAAAGGATTCACATAAGATTTTGCTAACTCATCGCTAGTAGGTATTGATACTGAATCAACAAAATTTTGCACATAGTCAGATGTAAAAAGCCTCCAGAATTTAGCCATCTTAAGTTAAGAGTTTAATTTAATCTCAAGATTACATTTTCACTTAAAATAATCAAGCTCAACTCTTTTTATTGTCTTGCCTAGTAATAATTCCAATTTTCCTGCTAATGATAAGAGTCTAACGAAATTACTTATTATCCGAAGAATTTATATAAAAATCATTTCGCAGGGGTTTCAATCATTTTTATTAAAAAACTTCTGCAACATCCAGACCAGATAAATACTAGAGGCTATAAATAAAATGAAGGCAAAAGTGCCAACTGCTGAATTAGTTGCTTCTACTGTTGGCATTACTGACTTTTATCTCTTGAATTACAATAAGAGTATGTCTAACCATATTACCAAAATCATTGTCTTAGTGATGGTAGCTTTACTTCTAGCTTCTACTTTTGCGGGGCTTTTCTTCTCTGTAATTCAAGAATGAGCACCAACTGGAAGGACACCTCTTGGCAAGAAGAATTCCTAGAGATGAAAGCCCATCACCCTTCGGACCTGAAACTGCTCACTGAAGGGCCTACAGGATTGCTGGATGCATTGAAGCTTGGTGCAATGCATGAGGAATACAAGCAGCTAAAAAATAATTGATAAATTAATTGATACAGCCTATTAATTATAAATGGAAATGAAATACTGCATTACCAGACACGATGGAGAGGAAGACGCGATTACTTCTCAAACCTTTGACAACTACGAAGATGCATATGACGAACTAGAAAGAATCTATGAAGGTGTTTGCTGCTCTGATGCTGATTATGAAGACCGTCCTTACTATGAAATTATTGAGGTTAAAAAGTGATAAATAAAAAATCAAAATTAAACTAATAATTAATTTTCTCAACTGTAAGCAAAATATCTCCTATCAGTTGTCTCAAAAGAGCTAATTGCTTTTTGTTCCCTAAAGCAATTAGTAGTTGTCCTGGAGAAATCACAAAATCTCCACCAGGGTTCGTTATTAAATCATCACCATCTCGTATTGCTAAAACCATTGCACCACTTTGACGACCTACATTCAATTCAGACAAAGTTCTGTTTTTTATTTGAGCAAACTTTTCAACATCATCAGTAAGAAGAAATTCTTCAATTTCACATTGTGATCCCGCCAACAATTCCATAAAATTAACCGCTAAAGGTCGTAAAGCAGTTGCTGCCATAGCCTTGCCTGCAGCTATATATGGACTCACTACTACTGTCGCACCTGCGAGCCTGAGCTTATTAGCAGCCTCTTCGCTTTCCGCTCTTGAAATCAAGCGACAATCTTTACTTAGTCCTCTTGCACTTAAAACAACATAAAGATTGGCCGCATCGTTAGATAACGCAACCACTAGGCTCCTACAACTTTTAATTCCAGCCAACAATAATGTCTCATCCAAAGTCGCATCTGCAAACAAAACATTCAACCCTTCTTTCTCAGCAGCATTTTTCATAGCTGGGTCCAACTCTACAATGAGAATAGGCACCTCCTCAGATTGAAGCTGCTGAGAAATTTCTTTGCCAATTCGGCCATAGCCGCAAATAATCACATGATTACGCATTCGTCTTAGCATCCTTTGCAATTTTAATTCTCTCATTCTTCGGAAATAACCAGATTCAGAAAGACCTAATAATTTCTGAAGTGTTAATTGAACTATTACTAGTCCTCCACCTATGATCAAAAAAGTTACGATTCTTCCAGTTGCGCTAAGTGGCTCAACCTCACCAAAACCTATTGTAGTGATAGTTATAAGAACCATCCAAAGGCAATCTCCCCAATCCCACCCCTCTGTCATCCGATAACCGATAGCTCCAACAATAAACAATGAGACTAAAGAAAAAATTGGACCTAGCCAAGGGATGGCTAGGTCTTTAATTTTGTATCCTCGAAAAAAAAGTTTCTGCATCAATAATGATTATCTCCTTTTAAAGAAAACACTAATAGTTAGAGAGAGCTTCATTCAACACAAATTTAATGAGCCATAACGATCAGAAATTTCTTTTAACATCTTTCATCGGTGATCATCTAGGAGTTTGCTTCCTACGTTGAGATTCTTTTAAGCGACTTTAGCTTGTATCTAAATGACTTCCATTGCTTCTCATCATTCCCGAGTGTGTTTCTATCTGACTATTTCTATTATTTAAAAACTGATTAGGCATTTTACTAAGCTGTACCTAATAACACATTCAGTTCTAAACGAAATCCAATATTCCAAAAGCATAGTCACTGTGGACAATAGTAATGTATATATAATTTACTCAATGCTAGCAATGAATATAAAAGAAAATAATTCTCCTGAAAACAAAGAAGAAATCAAAGAGAAGCCTGTTGATTCTCTAATGAATTATGAGTGTGATGAAGATGATGATGGCAGTGACTGGGAGACCTAGGAAACTCCTATCCATGAAGATAGAAAAGCTGGTATTGGCAGCTTGGAAGTAACCATTGCTAATAAGGTCATGTCAAATTGATGGACAGCTGGAATGGTCCTATCCAAAAGGAAAACTGCAAAATATGG
This DNA window, taken from Prochlorococcus sp. MIT 0603, encodes the following:
- a CDS encoding amino acid ABC transporter ATP-binding protein, with the protein product MEPIVRVKNLSKSYTKGIYALDNISLRVDQGKVLVVMGPSGSGKSTLIRTFNGLESFNTGELNVLGIRINPKYDERKIRQIRKRVGMVFQQFNLFPHLSILENITLAPVQVQKRPKIEAEEHAMYLLNQMGISTHASKYPSQLSGGEQQRVAIARALALKPELLLFDEPTSALDPERVNEVLDVMRNLAKQGMTMVVVTHEVAFAKEVADQVLFMDSGKVIETSTPNVFFSNAKHERSRKFLNQIENK
- a CDS encoding amino acid ABC transporter substrate-binding protein, with translation MYRVISGIVAFSMLLAGCATRNQENISRLDLIKKRNELKCGVSGKIPGFSFLGSDGSYKGLDVDICKSFAAAFLGDATKVQYRPLTAAERFTAIKTGEIDLLSRNTTFTLSRDSSGGNGLAFAPVVFHDGQGLMVKRRSRIKSIKGLSGKSICVGSGTTTEQNINDAFESKSFPYTPIKYQDLNQVVAGYLQGRCSAMTSDRSQLAAARSGFKNPDDHIILDDVLSKEPLSPASDGRDYQLADAMRWVIFALISAEEQGITKTNIDEKVQIARDNPQLKPLRRFLGIEGDLGEKVGLSNDFVVKVIGSTGNYGEIYNRHLGPSSEVPIPRGLNHLYSNGGVHISPPFN
- a CDS encoding DUF938 domain-containing protein encodes the protein MDERLLFPATQRNRDSIAEVLSKFLTQSGSVLEIASGSGEHGVIFQERFPNICWQTSDPEPSHRKSISAWINHQGLSHKMPQPIDLDVERRPWPVTVELQSSIKLIVCINMIHISPWSSTEALFEEAGILLKKGQSLILYGPFKINGEHISESNSRFDNALKAQNSSWGVRDLNEVSEIGMRNRFEKREVIVMPANNFSVVFQMS
- a CDS encoding amino acid ABC transporter permease encodes the protein MPDLINWLLTSIILLIIGLCFIFTLKWLIFTANWKVVTQNLPLYAFGSFPPNQRWRPAIWIFSLLILSVFTLIGPNWGWFRKGLPLAWVSTIPLGIYLLSGGFGLSSVMSSNWGGLSLTILLTECSLFFSLPLGIFLALCRQSKLPLVNSLSSIYIDSMRAVPLIAVLFFGQLLIPLFLPIGIQVDRVWRAIFAFTLFVSAYIAEDIRGGLQAIPDTQIEAAETLGLNQFQITHFVLIPQALRIALPALTNQAIGLFQNTSLMAILGLVELLGVGRGLLANPEFIGQYIEVYIWLASVYWLFCTFMAIIGRHLEHRMTLDKGNL
- a CDS encoding MBL fold metallo-hydrolase; the protein is MDLKKIRLKKNIAGPFFVDSSCIDCGSCWRIDPKHFAPDRNTAYVHAQPNGTKEIQKAFLALLDCPVSAIGASKEVTADCSTDTFPIFVTKYSSGEVYYCGWSSRKSFGASSWLIRSNNGNVLIDSPRWSPILAKRLLKMGGISQMILTHRDDVADHAQWSQSLRCERWIHEDDLDAAPDVENTLIGMRTLSLRQYLKLIPTPGHTQGSIVILLDDQQQILFSGDHLWWDLEKQALVASKDYCWWSWAEQLKSIKKLQDLDVRWLLPGHGHAKHFKEGEWKAAVEQTLQYEKDMGKPLSNISL
- a CDS encoding ABC transporter permease subunit, with product MNASKNIYIQCVVLACVIFLCVLLINNLTINLARSGLEFSFSWLFRPASFALAEHPLPYSASDSYAWALFMGWLNSLKVIFSSLFFATFIGVFIGLSRIGSNSLLVMVAAWYITIVRQTPLLLQLMFWYFVAFLGLKDNIFAPIKGFLIVSNQGIELLGLHLSSEFSALLFGLSVFTGAYIAEVVRGGILSVPRGQWEAFRSLGLSESIGLYRIIIPQSLPAIIPGLTSQYLNLAKNSTLAIAVGYSDIYAINDTVINQTGRAIESFVILLVSFLVLNLLISNGMEVVNKIAMNSKKI
- a CDS encoding potassium channel family protein codes for the protein MQKLFFRGYKIKDLAIPWLGPIFSLVSLFIVGAIGYRMTEGWDWGDCLWMVLITITTIGFGEVEPLSATGRIVTFLIIGGGLVIVQLTLQKLLGLSESGYFRRMRELKLQRMLRRMRNHVIICGYGRIGKEISQQLQSEEVPILIVELDPAMKNAAEKEGLNVLFADATLDETLLLAGIKSCRSLVVALSNDAANLYVVLSARGLSKDCRLISRAESEEAANKLRLAGATVVVSPYIAAGKAMAATALRPLAVNFMELLAGSQCEIEEFLLTDDVEKFAQIKNRTLSELNVGRQSGAMVLAIRDGDDLITNPGGDFVISPGQLLIALGNKKQLALLRQLIGDILLTVEKINY